In one window of Leifsonia sp. NPDC080035 DNA:
- a CDS encoding helix-turn-helix domain-containing protein has translation MTSPARPLRADARRNREALLTAAGDLLGERGDDVQIEEIAARAGVGVGTLYRHFADKDALVAAIVGRRFAAATDLARAAEELPDADAAFTALLDGYLESVAGDSAFRRALLGPEEPRWEAISAEKTAFREVVSRIVERAVRESVLREDFGADDFILVTRGAMANMGENEDWRRHVRLQLEGVRPRPSAPAPSA, from the coding sequence ATGACGTCTCCGGCCCGCCCCCTCCGCGCCGACGCGCGCCGCAACCGGGAGGCGTTGCTGACCGCCGCGGGCGACCTGCTCGGCGAGCGCGGGGACGACGTCCAGATCGAGGAGATCGCGGCGCGCGCCGGAGTCGGGGTCGGGACGCTGTACCGGCACTTCGCCGACAAGGACGCGCTGGTCGCGGCGATCGTCGGTCGCCGGTTCGCCGCGGCGACCGACCTCGCCCGCGCCGCGGAGGAGCTGCCGGACGCCGACGCGGCCTTCACCGCGCTGCTCGACGGCTACCTGGAGTCGGTCGCGGGCGACTCCGCGTTCCGCCGGGCGCTGCTCGGCCCGGAGGAGCCGCGATGGGAGGCGATCTCGGCCGAGAAGACGGCGTTCCGCGAGGTGGTGTCACGGATCGTCGAACGCGCCGTGCGAGAGTCTGTGCTGCGCGAGGACTTCGGAGCCGACGACTTCATCCTCGTCACCCGCGGCGCCATGGCGAACATGGGGGAAAACGAGGACTGGCGCCGCCACGTGCGGCTCCAACTGGAGGGCGTGCGGCCGCGACCCTCAGCTCCCGCGCCCTCGGCCTGA
- a CDS encoding VOC family protein codes for MSATGPDFLSLQTRDLAASQVFYERYLGLVRSPAGPPHAVVFDTAPIAFALRDLVPGTDLDAVPQPGIGAAIWLHATDVQAIHDALAADGHRIVSAPIDGPFGRTFTFADPDGYHVTLHNRA; via the coding sequence ATGTCCGCCACCGGACCCGACTTCCTCTCCCTGCAGACGCGCGACCTCGCCGCCTCGCAGGTCTTCTACGAGCGCTATCTCGGCCTCGTCCGCTCCCCGGCCGGCCCGCCGCACGCCGTCGTCTTCGACACAGCGCCGATCGCGTTCGCACTCCGCGACCTCGTTCCCGGCACCGACCTCGACGCGGTTCCGCAGCCCGGCATCGGTGCGGCGATCTGGTTGCACGCGACCGACGTCCAGGCCATCCATGACGCGCTCGCCGCCGACGGCCACCGCATCGTCTCCGCGCCGATCGACGGCCCGTTCGGCCGCACCTTCACCTTCGCCGACCCGGACGGGTACCACGTCACGCTGCACAACCGGGCGTGA
- a CDS encoding alpha/beta hydrolase — MTNTPAIDGFRTERLPGAGGVELNVAVGGSGPAVVLLHGFPQTHYMWREVAVRLAGEHTVILPDLRGYGASGKPAEETTDTYSKRTMGEDVVRVAAALGHDRFGLIGHDRGALVGVRAALDHPETVRYLGILDVLPTLDTWAVLHGVDAKVAWHLYLMAQPAGLPERMIAAVAEDFFASFLDAWDIDGTTFTPEVRRHYLDSSVAAVPSIVADYRASAGIDLEQDRADREEGRKLAMPVGVLSQDWGSQLGFDPTAIWGAWSDDLSYEPIDAGHFMAEEKPDEVARFIRALAARARD; from the coding sequence ATGACCAACACCCCCGCCATCGACGGTTTCCGCACCGAGCGCCTTCCCGGCGCGGGCGGCGTCGAGCTGAACGTCGCGGTCGGAGGCTCGGGGCCAGCGGTCGTGCTGCTGCACGGCTTCCCGCAGACGCACTACATGTGGCGGGAGGTCGCCGTGCGCCTCGCCGGCGAGCACACCGTCATCCTCCCCGACCTGCGCGGCTACGGCGCGAGCGGGAAGCCGGCGGAGGAGACCACCGACACCTACTCCAAGCGCACGATGGGCGAGGACGTCGTCCGCGTCGCCGCCGCCCTCGGCCACGACCGCTTCGGCCTGATCGGTCACGACCGCGGCGCCCTCGTCGGCGTGCGCGCGGCCCTCGACCACCCGGAGACCGTGCGCTACCTCGGCATCCTCGACGTGCTCCCGACGCTCGACACCTGGGCGGTGCTGCACGGCGTGGATGCGAAGGTCGCCTGGCACCTGTACCTCATGGCCCAGCCCGCCGGGCTCCCCGAGCGGATGATCGCCGCCGTCGCGGAGGACTTCTTCGCGTCCTTCCTGGACGCCTGGGACATCGACGGCACGACCTTCACGCCCGAGGTGCGCAGGCACTACCTGGACAGCTCCGTCGCCGCCGTGCCGTCGATCGTCGCCGACTACCGCGCGAGCGCCGGAATCGACCTGGAGCAGGACCGCGCCGACCGCGAGGAAGGGCGGAAGCTCGCGATGCCGGTCGGCGTCCTCTCGCAGGACTGGGGATCGCAGCTCGGCTTCGACCCGACGGCGATCTGGGGCGCGTGGTCCGACGACCTGAGCTACGAGCCGATCGACGCGGGCCACTTCATGGCGGAGGAGAAGCCGGACGAGGTGGCCCGGTTCATCCGGGCGCTCGCGGCCCGCGCCCGCGACTGA
- a CDS encoding right-handed parallel beta-helix repeat-containing protein, whose protein sequence is MGRVRSQAGLGRSLVVAAAVGALALASLTVESKAASAASPPGTVDTGDPQPPADPSVPDGLDEPAPVPDDSIVEMPPPASPAIVPNANTARIAWVGTPAERPADAALITLQAALNTAPEGGAVSFDPNDYAFTGSLTVPRAVTLASSAASILYARFTVSGGGLTLGDTVTIAAANTGAVVTVTSSGALLAGITIRNPTPVLRPTGIQLAAGISGVRIEGLDMDGGGEASSYGVNLTTGSATIMDAAVTGVATGVTATAASTAGGITITGGAITASTSGVSLGSAVSPSVSGLEVTGPASAGTGIDLAQSSGAVIDSAVVHGFARGIGTATTNANAGPTITNAVIDGSSREGIALGATGNPRVVGARVTGADTAQSTGILTLLSTGATITTPTIAGMMYGITTNVANTGAGPTITDPTITAFGGITLGSTQGARVTGAVLDAGGAVGGTEINLVNAGRVTVEDEKATGYLYAIGSQSSFDPASDRTDISITDVTVIGAPNASHGVYLLGARNATIEAVDADITGAALVIHQSVGVTAHDIVVHGHEGPTSNTGSSILRAYGSQHVDVDDSSIDAGSYGFFYSGTDGSTITDATVAGLVEYGLYGRSAANVDVSGVTFTGNSAVGLFVVTTPADGISHDIAVHGNTMRDNDDGLFVLQGTTAVSFAGNTISGQRTVVTAGPAHDLAITGNTIDQAGADGFAAITVAPLWQDGSLAGSYSSSGVRIVDNVFSGAGTWLQVGTADGASPDSSRRTLRDPVLVTGNTFPAASAAIRTYANAVDGDDTAPEVVADATRAEPLVAVADGPVAVDARDYDDPNDWGARCKATGFLDGDAYYAGGGAEVHELSVAPVLYPMNCIDLSLTESLVAAGAIGAGGTVTWTLTPHNDGPRAAPAGWSIRQLVPAGVELVSMSGAGYSVDGRTAIATSAEEIPPGDDGPALTVTVRVTSPPPGTSSMKNVAYIAPGADTDLDGDGYSDAIIEQFGPLVVPTIDTDTDVSETDNDAQGVWATTSTGGGGGGGGAGAGGGSGGLSDTGSDIAPALLLAAGLLAAGLWLRRGRRARQS, encoded by the coding sequence ATGGGGAGAGTTCGTTCACAGGCGGGCCTCGGGCGCTCGCTCGTGGTCGCCGCGGCGGTCGGGGCGCTCGCGCTGGCGTCGCTCACGGTGGAGAGCAAGGCCGCGTCGGCGGCATCGCCGCCCGGGACGGTCGACACGGGTGACCCGCAGCCGCCCGCAGACCCGAGCGTGCCCGACGGGCTCGATGAGCCCGCGCCGGTGCCGGACGACTCGATCGTCGAGATGCCGCCGCCGGCGTCGCCGGCGATCGTCCCGAACGCGAACACCGCACGGATCGCCTGGGTGGGCACCCCTGCGGAGCGTCCGGCGGACGCCGCCCTCATCACGCTGCAGGCGGCGCTGAACACGGCTCCGGAGGGAGGCGCGGTCTCGTTCGATCCGAACGACTACGCCTTCACCGGGTCCCTCACGGTTCCTCGTGCCGTCACGCTCGCATCGAGCGCCGCCTCCATTCTGTACGCGCGGTTCACCGTCTCCGGTGGTGGGCTGACCCTCGGCGACACTGTGACCATCGCGGCCGCCAATACCGGCGCCGTCGTGACCGTCACCTCCTCGGGCGCGCTGCTCGCCGGGATCACGATCCGCAACCCGACGCCGGTGCTGCGTCCAACCGGCATCCAGCTCGCAGCCGGCATCTCCGGCGTACGGATCGAGGGGCTCGACATGGACGGCGGCGGGGAGGCGTCGTCGTACGGCGTCAATCTGACCACCGGTTCGGCCACGATCATGGACGCGGCCGTGACCGGCGTCGCGACGGGGGTCACCGCGACGGCTGCGTCGACGGCCGGAGGGATCACGATCACCGGCGGCGCGATCACCGCTTCCACATCCGGCGTCTCCCTCGGCAGCGCGGTCTCCCCGAGCGTGTCCGGGCTCGAGGTGACCGGGCCAGCGTCGGCCGGCACCGGGATCGACCTCGCCCAGTCGAGCGGAGCCGTGATCGACAGCGCGGTCGTGCACGGGTTCGCACGCGGCATCGGGACGGCCACCACCAACGCCAACGCGGGCCCCACGATCACGAACGCCGTCATCGACGGCAGCTCGCGGGAGGGGATCGCGCTCGGCGCCACCGGAAACCCGCGCGTCGTCGGCGCCCGAGTGACCGGTGCCGATACCGCTCAGTCCACGGGAATCCTGACGCTGCTCTCCACGGGCGCGACGATCACGACACCCACCATCGCGGGGATGATGTACGGCATCACGACGAACGTCGCGAACACCGGTGCGGGGCCGACGATCACCGACCCGACCATCACCGCGTTCGGCGGCATCACCCTCGGTTCGACGCAGGGCGCGAGGGTGACGGGCGCCGTGCTCGACGCGGGCGGCGCCGTGGGCGGGACCGAGATCAACCTCGTCAACGCGGGCCGGGTCACGGTCGAGGACGAGAAGGCGACCGGGTACCTCTATGCGATCGGGTCGCAGTCCAGCTTCGATCCCGCCTCCGATCGCACCGACATCTCGATCACCGACGTCACGGTGATCGGAGCGCCGAACGCGTCGCACGGTGTGTACCTCCTCGGCGCTCGCAACGCGACGATCGAGGCGGTGGATGCGGACATCACGGGCGCGGCGCTCGTGATCCATCAGTCGGTTGGCGTGACAGCGCACGACATCGTCGTCCACGGGCACGAAGGCCCGACCTCCAACACCGGGTCGTCGATCCTGCGGGCCTATGGCTCCCAACACGTGGACGTCGATGACTCCTCGATCGACGCCGGCTCATACGGGTTCTTCTACTCCGGCACCGACGGGTCCACCATCACCGACGCGACGGTGGCGGGCCTCGTCGAGTACGGGCTGTACGGGCGGAGTGCCGCGAACGTCGACGTCAGCGGCGTGACGTTCACGGGCAATTCCGCGGTCGGGCTCTTCGTCGTGACCACGCCAGCGGACGGCATCAGCCATGACATCGCCGTGCACGGGAACACCATGAGGGACAACGACGACGGCCTCTTCGTGCTTCAGGGCACGACGGCCGTCAGTTTCGCGGGGAACACGATCAGCGGGCAGCGAACCGTCGTGACCGCGGGGCCGGCGCACGATCTGGCCATCACCGGCAACACGATCGATCAGGCCGGAGCCGACGGCTTCGCCGCCATCACGGTCGCGCCGCTGTGGCAGGACGGTTCACTGGCCGGCTCGTACTCGTCGTCAGGCGTCCGGATCGTCGACAACGTCTTCTCGGGAGCGGGGACCTGGCTCCAGGTCGGGACGGCCGACGGCGCGTCGCCGGACTCGTCCCGCCGGACCCTGCGCGATCCCGTGCTCGTCACCGGCAACACCTTCCCCGCCGCATCCGCCGCGATCCGGACGTACGCGAACGCGGTCGACGGCGACGACACGGCTCCGGAGGTCGTCGCCGATGCCACGCGCGCGGAACCGCTGGTCGCCGTGGCGGACGGCCCGGTCGCGGTGGACGCCCGTGACTATGACGATCCCAATGACTGGGGCGCGCGGTGCAAGGCGACGGGCTTCCTGGACGGCGACGCGTACTACGCCGGCGGGGGAGCGGAAGTCCACGAGCTGTCCGTCGCGCCGGTGCTGTACCCGATGAACTGCATCGATCTCTCGCTCACCGAGTCGCTCGTTGCAGCCGGCGCCATCGGAGCCGGCGGGACGGTGACGTGGACGCTCACGCCGCACAACGACGGACCGCGCGCGGCGCCGGCAGGGTGGAGCATCCGGCAGCTGGTCCCGGCCGGGGTCGAGTTGGTCTCGATGTCCGGTGCCGGGTACTCCGTCGACGGCCGGACTGCCATCGCGACGTCGGCAGAAGAGATCCCGCCAGGGGACGACGGCCCTGCCTTGACCGTGACCGTCCGCGTGACCTCCCCTCCGCCCGGCACCTCGTCCATGAAGAATGTGGCGTACATCGCCCCGGGAGCCGACACCGACCTCGATGGTGACGGTTACAGTGATGCCATCATCGAGCAGTTCGGCCCGCTGGTCGTCCCGACCATCGACACCGACACGGACGTCTCCGAGACGGACAACGACGCGCAGGGAGTCTGGGCCACCACCAGCACGGGCGGTGGTGGAGGCGGCGGGGGCGCCGGAGCCGGAGGAGGCAGCGGCGGACTCTCCGACACCGGAAGCGACATCGCGCCGGCCCTCCTTCTCGCGGCCGGCCTGCTCGCCGCCGGGCTCTGGCTTCGCAGGGGACGACGCGCGCGGCAGTCCTGA
- a CDS encoding TetR/AcrR family transcriptional regulator, with product MSYLNRSSGRPRDAAREAEILSVAYEVLVERGYEGITFEEVARRARASKPTLYRRWTSKRELVVAALRAGPASREGADVVDTGSLRGDLLALTRRLLVTMSATDGYSALALLQAGFEDRALGDAIEQSMGPTGGRLPASVVEAAVRRGELPDGVDPFPYEEVAGSVLLMRRLCGLDTGDDYLAALIDTVLIPALRATATAEPRPLPAGIFSNRATATVADPPADRPARPDNEGSTTA from the coding sequence GTGTCGTATTTAAATAGGAGCAGTGGTCGTCCGCGTGACGCGGCACGCGAGGCCGAGATCCTCTCGGTCGCCTACGAGGTGCTCGTCGAGCGCGGCTACGAGGGAATCACCTTCGAGGAGGTCGCCCGGCGGGCGCGTGCATCCAAGCCGACGCTCTACCGGCGCTGGACGTCCAAACGCGAGCTCGTCGTCGCGGCGCTCCGAGCAGGTCCGGCCAGCCGGGAGGGCGCGGACGTCGTCGACACCGGCAGCCTGCGCGGCGACCTGCTCGCTCTCACGCGCCGCCTGCTCGTGACGATGAGCGCCACGGACGGGTACTCCGCCCTCGCCCTGCTGCAGGCCGGCTTCGAGGACCGGGCGCTCGGCGACGCCATCGAGCAATCGATGGGCCCGACCGGCGGACGCCTCCCCGCGTCGGTCGTCGAGGCCGCGGTCCGGCGTGGCGAGCTGCCGGACGGCGTCGATCCGTTCCCGTACGAGGAGGTCGCCGGGTCGGTGCTGCTGATGCGGCGGCTGTGCGGACTCGACACCGGCGACGACTACCTCGCGGCGCTGATCGACACAGTCCTGATCCCCGCCCTGCGCGCGACCGCCACCGCCGAGCCGCGCCCGCTGCCCGCCGGCATCTTCTCCAACCGCGCGACGGCCACCGTCGCCGACCCGCCCGCCGACAGACCCGCCCGACCCGACAACGAAGGAAGCACCACCGCATGA
- a CDS encoding mechanosensitive ion channel domain-containing protein produces the protein MVDAASPSDAVGFFAGLDPWDVGFALASVVAGVLLGIAAYRGVQKLLGRIGGLSPDLIRRVARISRLVVILLGVGIAIAFLGAPIQPVLAIAVIVAVVAVLALRGISENFAAGVVLQTRRPFHVGDVVEISGFTGIVRELNSRTVVLRTMDGRVAHIPNADVIGQPFVNESELGGRRAEVQVRVAAPPAEVEAFRGRIADACASVDGVHKREPVRVLTTATEPGRLTFTARFWHQAGHGPEVVAAVVDAITAGLAGTPATVTSAHPEPPLTPPGTV, from the coding sequence GTGGTCGACGCGGCGAGCCCGTCCGACGCGGTCGGCTTCTTCGCCGGGCTCGACCCGTGGGATGTGGGGTTCGCGCTCGCGTCGGTCGTCGCGGGAGTGCTGCTCGGCATCGCCGCCTACCGCGGCGTACAGAAACTCCTGGGCCGCATCGGCGGGCTCTCGCCCGACCTCATCCGTCGGGTCGCGCGGATCTCCCGGCTCGTCGTCATCCTGCTCGGTGTCGGCATCGCGATCGCGTTCCTCGGCGCGCCCATCCAGCCGGTTCTCGCGATCGCGGTCATCGTCGCCGTCGTGGCCGTGCTGGCGCTGCGCGGCATCTCGGAGAACTTCGCGGCCGGAGTCGTCCTGCAGACCAGGCGGCCGTTCCATGTCGGCGACGTGGTGGAGATCTCGGGGTTCACCGGCATCGTCCGGGAGCTCAACAGCCGGACCGTGGTGCTCCGCACGATGGACGGCCGGGTGGCGCACATCCCGAACGCCGACGTGATCGGCCAGCCGTTCGTGAACGAGTCGGAGCTCGGCGGCCGGCGGGCGGAGGTCCAGGTGCGGGTGGCGGCGCCTCCCGCCGAGGTGGAGGCATTCCGCGGGCGCATCGCGGACGCGTGCGCGAGCGTCGACGGCGTGCACAAGCGAGAGCCGGTCCGGGTGCTCACCACCGCCACCGAACCGGGCCGGCTGACCTTCACCGCTCGGTTCTGGCACCAGGCCGGGCATGGGCCCGAGGTCGTCGCCGCCGTGGTCGACGCGATCACCGCCGGGCTCGCCGGAACACCGGCGACCGTCACCTCCGCGCACCCCGAACCTCCGCTGACGCCGCCGGGGACGGTGTGA
- a CDS encoding trypsin-like peptidase domain-containing protein → MDDSNALDAYSAAVVRVAETVLPSVASVDVRTRAGRGAGSAAVISADGHLLTSAHVVADAIGVELAFADGSAVGARVVGADPLSDLAVLQAQGGTPRPVVLGDASGLKVGQLVVALGNPLGLAGSVTAGIVSALGRSLPTPSGRVIDEVIQTDAALNPGNSGGVLADSAGRMVGVNTAVAGIGLGLAVPINPSTLAIIDALRATGRVRRAWLGVAGATVRLNAEAAAKVGSARGIQVVSVVPGSPAAEAGARPGDIVVSLDRSPVTDTTGLQRLMVEAAIGRRMELTLWRNGALVDVVVEPSELVG, encoded by the coding sequence GTGGACGACTCCAATGCTCTCGATGCATACTCGGCGGCCGTGGTCCGGGTCGCCGAGACGGTGCTCCCGTCGGTGGCGTCCGTCGACGTTCGCACGCGGGCCGGACGGGGCGCGGGGAGCGCCGCGGTCATCTCGGCGGACGGGCACCTGCTGACCAGCGCGCACGTGGTCGCCGACGCGATCGGCGTCGAGCTGGCCTTCGCCGACGGCAGTGCCGTGGGCGCGCGCGTCGTCGGTGCCGACCCGCTCTCCGACCTCGCCGTGCTGCAGGCGCAGGGCGGGACGCCGCGGCCCGTCGTGCTCGGCGACGCGAGCGGCCTGAAGGTGGGCCAGCTCGTCGTCGCGCTCGGGAATCCGCTCGGGCTCGCGGGGAGCGTCACGGCCGGGATCGTGTCGGCGCTCGGGCGCTCGCTCCCGACGCCGTCCGGGCGCGTGATCGACGAGGTGATCCAGACGGATGCGGCGCTGAACCCCGGCAACAGCGGTGGCGTGCTCGCGGACAGCGCGGGCCGGATGGTCGGCGTGAACACGGCGGTGGCCGGCATCGGGCTCGGCCTCGCCGTCCCGATCAACCCGAGCACGCTCGCCATCATCGACGCGCTCCGGGCGACCGGGCGCGTCCGCCGCGCCTGGCTGGGTGTCGCCGGTGCCACCGTGCGGCTGAACGCGGAGGCGGCCGCGAAGGTCGGCTCGGCGAGGGGCATCCAGGTGGTCTCCGTCGTGCCAGGAAGCCCCGCGGCGGAGGCGGGTGCGCGTCCCGGCGACATCGTCGTCTCGCTCGACCGGTCGCCGGTGACCGACACGACCGGCCTGCAGCGGCTGATGGTGGAGGCGGCGATCGGGCGGCGGATGGAGCTGACGCTCTGGCGCAACGGCGCCCTGGTGGATGTGGTGGTCGAGCCGAGCGAGCTCGTCGGCTGA
- a CDS encoding NAD(P)H-binding protein has translation MIVITTPTGQIGASLVRELLERGESLRVVARRPEALDERVRERVEVVAGSHADPAVLDAALAGADALFWLVPPGRSAAGARAYYLDFTEPAVDAIRRNGVGHVVGVTSAGHGWAGDAGVLSAAFAMDERLAASGAAYRALSLPFYLENLLGQLDAIRDQGFFSLAAPGDRPFATIATDDIAARAAGLLAARDWSGRQDVPLFGPDRLTLEELATVMSEELHRPVAYRPMTIDQLASAMRAGGAGEQAVRDTTEMFAAQVDGIYDADWARAETGRIDARTWCRTVLAPRAGGLS, from the coding sequence GTGATCGTCATCACCACCCCCACCGGCCAGATCGGCGCGAGCCTCGTGCGCGAGCTCCTCGAGCGCGGCGAGAGCCTGCGCGTGGTCGCCCGGCGTCCCGAGGCTCTGGACGAGCGGGTCCGAGAGCGCGTCGAGGTCGTGGCCGGCAGCCACGCAGACCCCGCCGTTCTCGACGCCGCACTCGCCGGTGCCGACGCGCTCTTCTGGCTGGTCCCACCCGGCCGCTCCGCCGCCGGCGCGCGGGCGTACTACCTCGACTTCACGGAGCCGGCCGTCGACGCGATCCGCCGGAATGGGGTCGGTCACGTGGTTGGGGTCACGAGCGCGGGGCACGGCTGGGCCGGGGATGCCGGTGTGCTGTCCGCGGCCTTCGCCATGGACGAGCGGCTCGCGGCATCGGGCGCTGCCTACCGTGCACTGTCGCTGCCGTTCTACCTGGAGAACCTGCTCGGGCAGCTGGACGCGATCCGCGACCAGGGCTTCTTCTCCCTGGCCGCGCCCGGCGACCGGCCGTTCGCCACGATCGCCACCGACGACATCGCCGCGCGCGCCGCCGGCCTGCTCGCCGCCCGCGACTGGTCCGGTCGACAGGATGTGCCGCTCTTCGGCCCGGATCGGCTCACGCTGGAGGAGCTGGCCACCGTGATGAGCGAGGAGCTGCACCGTCCCGTCGCATACCGCCCCATGACGATCGACCAGCTGGCGTCCGCGATGCGTGCGGGCGGCGCCGGCGAGCAGGCCGTCCGCGACACCACCGAGATGTTCGCGGCGCAGGTCGACGGCATCTACGACGCGGACTGGGCCAGGGCCGAGACCGGGAGGATCGACGCCCGCACCTGGTGCCGGACGGTGCTCGCGCCGCGAGCCGGCGGCCTCAGCTAG
- a CDS encoding GAP family protein: protein MGGLIVDLIPPLFGILLSPLALMALIAVLVSDRSRANGIAFALAWLAGIVIALAAFFALFGALQLRSARHPPLWVPIVQLVIGAVLVLGAVIVYRRGKARIALMAMASSPREVAAAAPQLPGWLQQVASFRPGRTFLLGLGLFVLNPVDVSCAIIAALEARQAAVTTEAAVVVLTVFALIASLSIVAPVLVVVVRGKAAEPFLLRTRGWVAGNTHVLNAALLLVIGALQLQKGLTGLVG from the coding sequence GTGGGCGGGCTGATCGTCGACCTCATCCCGCCGCTGTTCGGCATCCTCCTCAGTCCGCTCGCGCTGATGGCGCTCATCGCGGTGCTCGTTTCGGACCGCTCCCGGGCGAACGGCATCGCCTTCGCGCTCGCCTGGCTGGCCGGCATCGTGATCGCGCTCGCCGCGTTCTTCGCCCTGTTCGGCGCCCTGCAACTCCGATCCGCGCGGCACCCGCCGCTCTGGGTGCCGATCGTGCAGCTCGTCATCGGGGCGGTCCTCGTCCTCGGCGCCGTCATCGTGTACCGCCGCGGGAAGGCGCGCATCGCGCTGATGGCTATGGCGAGCAGCCCCCGCGAGGTCGCAGCGGCCGCACCACAGCTCCCGGGCTGGCTGCAGCAGGTCGCCTCGTTCCGCCCGGGACGGACGTTCCTGCTGGGACTGGGACTGTTCGTGCTCAATCCGGTGGATGTCTCGTGCGCCATCATCGCCGCGCTCGAGGCCCGGCAGGCCGCGGTCACGACGGAGGCTGCGGTCGTCGTGCTCACGGTCTTCGCGCTGATCGCCTCGCTGTCGATCGTGGCGCCTGTGCTGGTGGTCGTGGTGCGCGGGAAGGCGGCCGAGCCCTTCCTGCTGCGCACCCGCGGCTGGGTGGCAGGGAACACGCACGTGCTCAACGCGGCCCTGCTCCTGGTGATCGGGGCGCTGCAGCTGCAGAAGGGGCTGACCGGGCTGGTCGGGTGA
- a CDS encoding aldo/keto reductase yields MTDFTRLAGKPVRRVGYGAMQLGDVHRLSMTHADAVAFLRDVLDRGVNHIDTAEFYADGAINRAIGDAIRDRAQDVVVATKIGAVHDPEVRLRPAQKPDELRRSVETNLQQLGLDRIDLVYLRRADVAPGIVATGDQVVPLDDQLSELSALRDEGKLAAIGLSHVSRDQVRAAIPIGIAAVQNAHSLVDASSEPVLDLVRAESIAWAPYFPLGGAFPGMPKVTEQDAVIAAASELGVTPSQLGLAWLLARYERTLLIPGTKNAAHLAENIAAGELVLPPEVMDALRPVAEAAAAS; encoded by the coding sequence ATGACCGATTTCACCCGCCTCGCCGGAAAGCCGGTCCGCCGCGTCGGCTACGGCGCCATGCAGCTCGGGGACGTACACCGCCTGTCGATGACGCACGCGGACGCCGTCGCCTTCCTGCGCGACGTCCTCGATCGGGGCGTGAACCACATCGACACCGCGGAGTTCTACGCCGATGGAGCGATCAACCGGGCCATCGGCGACGCGATCCGGGACCGCGCACAGGATGTCGTGGTCGCGACCAAGATCGGCGCCGTGCACGACCCCGAGGTCCGGCTGCGGCCGGCGCAGAAGCCGGACGAGCTGCGGCGCAGCGTCGAGACCAACCTGCAGCAGCTCGGACTCGACCGCATCGACCTCGTCTACCTCCGACGCGCGGACGTCGCACCCGGCATCGTGGCCACCGGCGACCAGGTCGTCCCCCTCGACGACCAGCTGTCCGAGCTCTCGGCACTCAGGGACGAGGGCAAGCTCGCCGCGATCGGCCTCAGCCACGTGAGCCGGGACCAGGTGCGCGCCGCGATCCCGATCGGTATCGCCGCCGTGCAGAACGCGCACAGCCTCGTCGACGCCTCCAGCGAGCCGGTGCTCGACCTCGTCCGTGCCGAGTCGATCGCCTGGGCGCCGTACTTCCCACTCGGCGGCGCCTTCCCCGGGATGCCGAAGGTCACCGAGCAGGACGCCGTGATCGCCGCGGCGTCCGAGCTGGGCGTGACGCCCTCTCAGCTCGGACTCGCCTGGCTTCTCGCGCGGTACGAGCGCACGCTGCTCATCCCCGGGACGAAGAACGCCGCCCACCTCGCCGAGAACATCGCGGCGGGAGAGCTGGTGCTTCCACCCGAGGTCATGGATGCACTGCGGCCCGTCGCGGAGGCAGCCGCCGCTAGCTGA
- a CDS encoding helix-turn-helix domain-containing protein produces MSTSASGKPALRADAARNRAKILEAARRLYEESGEAGPEQVARAAGVGVGTLYRHFPNREALAAAVYEDELEQVAVAASELLRTDAPADALRQWMDRFARRFDMKRAMGDAVWSLVRGGAVTAGTSRARLTEAAQVLVDAGIESGDLRPDVRGEDVVVALVGICVTCPDADQREQAGRLMDLLLAGVMAPGRR; encoded by the coding sequence TTGTCAACATCCGCGAGCGGAAAGCCCGCGCTGCGCGCCGACGCCGCCCGCAATCGGGCGAAGATCCTGGAGGCCGCCCGGCGGCTCTACGAGGAGTCCGGCGAGGCCGGTCCCGAGCAGGTCGCCCGTGCCGCCGGCGTCGGCGTCGGCACCCTGTACCGGCACTTCCCGAACCGGGAGGCGCTCGCCGCGGCCGTCTACGAGGACGAGCTGGAGCAGGTGGCCGTCGCCGCCTCCGAGCTGCTGCGGACCGACGCACCCGCCGACGCGCTCCGGCAGTGGATGGACCGGTTCGCCCGCCGCTTCGACATGAAGCGCGCGATGGGCGACGCCGTCTGGTCGCTCGTCCGCGGCGGCGCCGTGACCGCTGGCACGTCCCGGGCGCGCCTGACGGAGGCCGCGCAAGTGCTGGTGGACGCGGGGATCGAGAGCGGGGACCTCCGGCCGGACGTCCGCGGCGAGGACGTGGTGGTGGCGCTCGTCGGCATCTGCGTCACCTGCCCCGACGCCGACCAGCGCGAGCAGGCCGGGCGCCTGATGGACCTGCTGCTCGCCGGGGTGATGGCGCCAGGCCGCCGCTAG